One stretch of Agelaius phoeniceus isolate bAgePho1 chromosome W unlocalized genomic scaffold, bAgePho1.hap1 SUPER_W_unloc_2, whole genome shotgun sequence DNA includes these proteins:
- the LOC143692658 gene encoding serine/threonine-protein kinase pim-1-like — LPGVPLLSPPPSPLPGRAMPPARPRPQAGLPRARPRPSRRALASARLWPCWRWRCWAGVSAWCGGGIAALRLRLARARPRPRRRLQPRARARARPRPRPRPWPRPRLPPGPAEDTGGAAAAAASAGASPARAPPLGSAAAGPEPPVPRSKERTPGHGRPGAAEGRSGAVAGPGPSADSRVSPAGKAQEALQERYRVGSLLGRGGFGSVFAATRLSDGAPVAIKRVPRNRVRHWGELPDGSRAPLEVVLQAKVSTGFPGVVQLLEWLELPNHIVMVLERPERCQDLQRFIGARRFLPEEVARALFRQVLEAVRHCTSCGVLHRDIKPENILLDLHTGKAKLIDFGCGTYLQETTYTHFAGTLSYSPPEWNDFGWYHGEAATIWSLGILLHQMVCGEHPFRRGRNLSWGQLPLPQGLSQECKDLIRWCLSVNSLDRPTLEDLVCDPWVQDIPLP, encoded by the exons ttgcccggcgtccctctcctctccccgcctccctctcccctgccgggccgggccatgcccccggcccgcccccggccccaggcggggctgccccgtgcccggccccggccgtcccgccgcgctctcgcctccgcccggctctggccgtgctggcggtggcgctgctgggcgggcgtcagtgcctggtgcgggggcggcatcgccgcccttcggctccgcctggcccgagcccggccccggccccgacgcaggctccagccccgagcccgagcccgagcccggccccggccccggccccggccctggccccggccccggctccccccggggcccgcggaggacacaggcggcgcggccgctgcgGCCGCCTCCGCtggggcttccccggcccgagctccgccgctcggcagcgcggccgccggccccgagcctcccgtgccgcgttccaaagagcgaacgcctgggcatggccggcccggggcggctgaggggcgctcgggggccgttgctggccccgggccgagcgctgacagccgcgtctcgcccgcagggaaggcgcaggaggccctgcaggagcggtaccgagtgggttcgctgctggggcgcggaggattcggcagcgtcttcgcggccacgcggctctcggacggcgccccg gtggccatcaaaagggtgccacggaaccgcgtccggcactggggcgagctg cccgacggcagcagggccccgctggaggtggtgctgcaggccaaggtgtccactggcttccctggtgtggtgcagctgctggagtggcttgagctgcccaaccacatcgtgatggtgctggagcggccagagcggtgtcaggacctgcagcgtttcattggggcacggcggttcctgcccgaggaggtggcgcgggcgctgttccgccaggtgctggaggccgtgcggcactgcaccagctgcggggtcctgcaccgtgacatcaagcccgagaacatcctgctcgacctgcacaccgggaaggccaaactgatcgactttggctgtggcacctacctgcaagagacaacctacacccactttgcag gaacactgtcctacagccccccggaatggaacgactttggctggtaccatggcgaggcagcaacgatctggtccctgggcatcctgctgcaccagatggtctgcggagagcacccgttcaggaggggccggaacctcagctggggccagctcccgctgccacaagggctctctcaag agtgcaaagatctgatcaggtggtgtttatccgtgaactccttggacagacccacattagaagacctggtctgtgatccttgggtgcaggatattcctctgccatag